From a single Miscanthus floridulus cultivar M001 chromosome 8, ASM1932011v1, whole genome shotgun sequence genomic region:
- the LOC136471033 gene encoding uncharacterized protein isoform X1 translates to MADLWTGFDLNEPGAEDDDATAFDVDEHDAAAFDLDDHDAAAFGLNMPLMEDQNNNGFDLNLPVDFFGGAVDFDYLQNHADHVQQPHRNKEMTEHLRKQVYQSLLARSNNGKLGKKDTTIVAEQFGLKIRAVQRLWKRGKTQLANSIPVDVSSLKKGRVGRKQIPVDLDALRNIPLKQRMTIEDVCKALNLSRWQIQRYLKKGYLRRHSSSIKPFLTEANKRARLQWCVDMVNRELLDDPKFKELYDFVFINEKWFYLHQKNERYYLLPEEDVPHRTCKNKNYIPRLMFLCACARPRFRDGVCTFDGRIGCFPLVHFEPAMRSNERTGRVRGDMVMKPITSITRDVIRDFMINQVLPAIRSKWPREDVGRPIFIQQDNAPSHLKLDDPEFCAAAKLGGFDIRLICQPPNSPDFNILDLGFFRTIQAIQYKKDAKTIEALVPAVKESFMEYSPHLANRMFLTLQGVFLEAMKVKGCNKFEIPHMKKETLEREDWLPSCLPCDPSLLHEAEATLAA, encoded by the exons ATGGCTGATTTGTGGACTGGTTTCGATCTGAACGAGCCCGGCGCTGAAGATGACGACGCCACTGCGTTCGACGTCGACGAGCATGACGCCGCTGCGTTCGACCTCGACGATCACGACGCCGCTGCGTTCGGTCTCAACATGCCTCTGATGGAGGATCAGAATAACAATG GGTTTGATTTGAACTTGCCAGTAGATTTTTTTGGAGGAGCTGTTGATTTTGATTATTTACAGAACCATGCTG ATCATGTTCAACAGCCCCACCGAAATAAAGAGATGACAGAACACCTCCGCAAACAAGTTTATCAATCTTTGTTGGCTAGAAGCAACAATGGTAAACTAGGCAAGAAGGACACTACCATTGTTGCCGAGCAATTTGGGCTTAAAATTCGGGCAGTTCAAAGGTTATGGAAAAGAGGTAAAACTCAACTTGCAAACTCCATTCCGGTTGATGTTTCAAGTCTAAAGAAGGGTAGAGTAGGCCGCAAGCAAATCCCTGTTGACTTAGATGCATTGAGAAACATTCCTCTAAAGCAAAGAATGACTATAGAGGATGTGTGCAAGGCACTAAATTTGAGCAGATGGCAGATTCAAAGGTATTTGAAAAAAGGCTACCTTAGGCGccactctagtagcatcaaaCCCTTTCTCACTGAAGCTAACAAGAGGGCTAGGTTACAGTGGTGTGTTGACATGGTTAACAGGGAGTTGCTTGATGATCCAAAGTTTAAGGAGTTGTATGACTTTGTTTTTATTAATGAGAAATGGTTTTACCTACATCAAAAAAATGAAAGATATTATTTGCTACCCGAAGAAGATGTACCACATCGGACTTGTAAGAACAAGAACTACATCCCTAGGCTCATGTTCTTGTGTGCTTGCGCTCGACCAAGGTTTAGGGATGGGGTTTGTACTTTTGATGGTAGGATTGGATGTTTCCCACTTGTTCATTTTGAACCGGCTATGAGAAGTAATGAGAGGACCGGCCGTGTTCGTGGCGACATGGTTATGAAGCCCATTACATCGATCACTAGAGATGTGATTAGGGACTTTATGATCAACCAAGTGTTGCCGGCCATTAGatccaaatggccaagagaagatgTGGGTAGACCAATCTTTATCCAACAAGACAATGCACCCTCTCATTTGAAATTGGATGATCCGGAATTTTGTGCGGCCGCTAAGCTAGGAGGATTTGATATTCGCCTAATCTGTCAACCACCAAACTCTCCGGATTTCAACATTCTTGACTTGGGTTTCTTTCGAACAATACAAGCAATTCAATATAAAAAGGATGCAAAAACTATAGAGGCTCTAGTTCCAGCCGTCAAAGAG TCATTCATGGAGTACTCGCCACACCTTGCAAACCGGATGTTTCTAACACTACAAGGTGTCTTCTTGGAAGCAATGAAAGTGAAAGGTTGCAACAAGTTTGAGATACCTCACATGAAAAAAGAAACACTAGAAAGAGAAGATTGGCTGCCATCTTGTTTGCCTTGTGATCCATCATTGCTACATGAAGCCGAAGCTACTCTTGCTGCATGA
- the LOC136471033 gene encoding uncharacterized protein isoform X2, with product MADLWTGFDLNEPGAEDDDATAFDVDEHDAAAFDLDDHDAAAFGLNMPLMEDQNNNGFDLNLPVDFFGGAVDFDYLQNHADHVQQPHRNKEMTEHLRKQVYQSLLARSNNGKLGKKDTTIVAEQFGLKIRAVQRLWKRGKTQLANSIPVDVSSLKKGRVGRKQIPVDLDALRNIPLKQRMTIEDVCKALNLSRWQIQRYLKKGYLRRHSSSIKPFLTEANKRARLQWCVDMVNRELLDDPKFKELYDFVFINEKWFYLHQKNERYYLLPEEDVPHRTCKNKNYIPRLMFLCACARPRFRDGVCTFDGRIGCFPLVHFEPAMRSNERTGRVRGDMVMKPITSITRDVIRDFMINQVLPAIRSKWPREDVGRPIFIQQDNAPSHLKLDDPEFCAAAKLGGFDIRLICQPPNSPDFNILDLGFFRTIQAIQYKKDAKTIEALVPAVKELFCSHSWSTRHTLQTGCF from the exons ATGGCTGATTTGTGGACTGGTTTCGATCTGAACGAGCCCGGCGCTGAAGATGACGACGCCACTGCGTTCGACGTCGACGAGCATGACGCCGCTGCGTTCGACCTCGACGATCACGACGCCGCTGCGTTCGGTCTCAACATGCCTCTGATGGAGGATCAGAATAACAATG GGTTTGATTTGAACTTGCCAGTAGATTTTTTTGGAGGAGCTGTTGATTTTGATTATTTACAGAACCATGCTG ATCATGTTCAACAGCCCCACCGAAATAAAGAGATGACAGAACACCTCCGCAAACAAGTTTATCAATCTTTGTTGGCTAGAAGCAACAATGGTAAACTAGGCAAGAAGGACACTACCATTGTTGCCGAGCAATTTGGGCTTAAAATTCGGGCAGTTCAAAGGTTATGGAAAAGAGGTAAAACTCAACTTGCAAACTCCATTCCGGTTGATGTTTCAAGTCTAAAGAAGGGTAGAGTAGGCCGCAAGCAAATCCCTGTTGACTTAGATGCATTGAGAAACATTCCTCTAAAGCAAAGAATGACTATAGAGGATGTGTGCAAGGCACTAAATTTGAGCAGATGGCAGATTCAAAGGTATTTGAAAAAAGGCTACCTTAGGCGccactctagtagcatcaaaCCCTTTCTCACTGAAGCTAACAAGAGGGCTAGGTTACAGTGGTGTGTTGACATGGTTAACAGGGAGTTGCTTGATGATCCAAAGTTTAAGGAGTTGTATGACTTTGTTTTTATTAATGAGAAATGGTTTTACCTACATCAAAAAAATGAAAGATATTATTTGCTACCCGAAGAAGATGTACCACATCGGACTTGTAAGAACAAGAACTACATCCCTAGGCTCATGTTCTTGTGTGCTTGCGCTCGACCAAGGTTTAGGGATGGGGTTTGTACTTTTGATGGTAGGATTGGATGTTTCCCACTTGTTCATTTTGAACCGGCTATGAGAAGTAATGAGAGGACCGGCCGTGTTCGTGGCGACATGGTTATGAAGCCCATTACATCGATCACTAGAGATGTGATTAGGGACTTTATGATCAACCAAGTGTTGCCGGCCATTAGatccaaatggccaagagaagatgTGGGTAGACCAATCTTTATCCAACAAGACAATGCACCCTCTCATTTGAAATTGGATGATCCGGAATTTTGTGCGGCCGCTAAGCTAGGAGGATTTGATATTCGCCTAATCTGTCAACCACCAAACTCTCCGGATTTCAACATTCTTGACTTGGGTTTCTTTCGAACAATACAAGCAATTCAATATAAAAAGGATGCAAAAACTATAGAGGCTCTAGTTCCAGCCGTCAAAGAG TTGTTTTGTAGTCATTCATGGAGTACTCGCCACACCTTGCAAACCGGATGTTTCTAA
- the LOC136468507 gene encoding uncharacterized protein, protein MPREQAVPLGQIDLPITFKNPMNYRTKTLTLEVVGFHGTYHAILGRPCYAKFMAVPNYTYLKLKMLVPRGVIIVGTSFQRAYECEVECCEHASAMIAFEELAVIKEGAAEEAPDPKRSVGSFEPMEGVKEVLIDPSNSEGKVVRIGTPLYSK, encoded by the coding sequence ATGCCGAGGGAGCAAGCCGtaccgctcgggcagatcgacctgcccatcactttCAAAAATCCGATGAACTATAGGACAAAGACCCTCACCttggaggtggttgggttccacggaacctaccatgccatcctaggacgaccgtgctacgcgaagttcatggccgtccccaactacacctacctaaagctcaagatgctagtCCCACGAGGGGTCATCatcgttggcacctccttccagcgtgcttatGAGTGCGAAGTAGAGTGTTGTGAGCACGCCTCGGCGATGATCGCCTTCGAGGAGCTTGCGGTTATCAAGGAGGGGGCCGCCgaggaagcacccgaccccaagcggtcggtCGGGTCTTTTGAACCCATGGAGGGTGTCAAGGAGGTACTCATAGACCCCAGCAACTCTGAGGGCAAGGTGGTGCGCATCGGCACCCCACTCTattccaaatag